A genome region from Fervidobacterium changbaicum includes the following:
- a CDS encoding phosphatase PAP2 family protein — protein MRSCTFLRSFVFIIFFYLFVSANVNISFAQAYAESNEKFEIKHELFQIASSVGSQMPLFSLGILSFAFDEPINGAFPRSDFLNALNNMNIFHFAVLSVAVAGLVLPFDSYTALAVLESFVVSAAITGVVKFLVGRARPYVSDSPYTFKFFSTDEAYQSFPSGHSALSWAIFTPVAKKFGEFWYSIPTLFALQRLWSNNHWFSDVYYGSLIGYTTGVVFYDSKSQ, from the coding sequence ATGAGAAGCTGCACTTTTTTGAGAAGTTTTGTCTTTATTATATTCTTTTACCTATTCGTGTCAGCTAATGTCAATATATCCTTTGCTCAAGCATACGCTGAGTCTAACGAGAAATTCGAAATAAAGCATGAGCTATTTCAAATAGCAAGTTCTGTTGGTTCTCAAATGCCCTTGTTTTCATTAGGTATCCTCTCTTTTGCTTTTGATGAGCCTATTAACGGAGCTTTCCCAAGATCTGATTTTCTTAATGCGCTGAACAATATGAATATTTTCCATTTCGCCGTGCTTTCGGTAGCTGTTGCGGGCTTAGTGCTTCCATTTGACAGTTATACCGCGCTGGCAGTTCTCGAAAGTTTCGTTGTGAGCGCGGCCATTACTGGTGTCGTTAAGTTTCTTGTAGGACGTGCAAGGCCGTATGTTTCTGACAGCCCGTACACTTTTAAGTTCTTTTCCACAGACGAGGCTTACCAATCTTTTCCTTCAGGACACAGTGCACTCAGCTGGGCGATATTTACACCCGTTGCAAAGAAATTTGGTGAGTTCTGGTACAGTATCCCAACGCTGTTTGCGTTGCAAAGACTTTGGTCAAATAATCATTGGTTTTCGGATGTTTATTACGGAAGTCTTATTGGATACACGACAGGTGTTGTCTTTTACGATTCTAAAAGCCAATGA
- a CDS encoding DEAD/DEAH box helicase family protein, whose product MPASVTRRKTRNRNDEVKITPLLREFIDEYAPSYEELPREWKDIDIEGFSKEKRLWDFQVEAIEFAIRALYYYYAVKDADKLSFWEEFKDYCLERYDLDVDELLSIKVSDSEIFSILSSFFYSVEDRISFGNFCNRMGFWMATGSGKTLLIVKLIDILATYMERGLMPKKDILFLTYRDDLIEQFERHFTEYKFSTGKTPKLFELKDFGKAKELNDFLVFPVFYYRSNNIKDRQGDKTLDFKDYDNHGNWYIILDEAHKGDKESSKSQQYFSILSRNGFLFNFSATFTDIRDILMTVYEFNLSSYIREGYGKVLRIFDENIKLSAKISKDSKDFTIEEKEIIFLKILILLAYLKKKSRELRSNEELMVEYHSPLAVFLGNSVNVEDSDVKLIFERLRFLSSIEGFENYLNGKPFLEAKESLINSIPNHPFDDEEDPRFNKNELSEVTPGDVLREVFNAEAPGEIEMITSTSGKEFAIKLMTSDKPFALVKVGEAKKLVDTLVQEFGLRIQERFENTEYFATLDEHEYINILIGSRAFYEGWDSNRPNVIVFVNIGTGEDAKKFVLQSIGRGLRIQPTKNGDRKRLEMDKKFRRYINIIKPIETLYVWGTKKDVIQKILEGVKTLKESSGTEVRLYKNERRIANNRVFIPVFVKVPTDLDFDAIQRFHPIQISESDYIDARNVVMNMSDEMLYFMFFLKSKSAAKKIELLREIFDEANKIRFFIIERNTNKHIGWYNTIRTVVKAIEREFGYKYELTLSSEDEEYIQHYKRIVIRLPEKKVERVSESIKEVYFGPKRQSFVPVVMEDSMDLLIRFIQEHYYIPVLEALNREALAGKILDIIKERSEINFIDDLMSVSDRFEVDWWLFSKIVEKKDKVFVPYRTKEGEEAYFYPDFIFWFRKGSKYLVVFVDPKGTEHTDAERKIDGFEELFVENSVPKKFKAEGYEVKVKLYLYKSDQNIETPRKYADYWLNSIDDLVNRVNQEFQSNW is encoded by the coding sequence ATGCCAGCTTCAGTGACAAGAAGAAAAACAAGGAATAGAAACGACGAGGTAAAAATAACACCTTTACTTAGAGAATTCATAGACGAATACGCACCAAGCTATGAAGAACTTCCAAGAGAGTGGAAAGATATAGACATTGAAGGTTTCTCTAAAGAGAAAAGGCTTTGGGATTTCCAAGTGGAAGCAATAGAATTCGCAATTCGTGCACTGTATTATTACTATGCAGTCAAAGATGCCGACAAATTGTCTTTTTGGGAAGAGTTCAAAGATTATTGTTTAGAAAGGTATGACTTAGACGTTGATGAATTGTTGAGTATTAAAGTCTCAGATAGTGAAATCTTTAGTATCCTAAGCAGCTTCTTCTACAGCGTTGAGGACAGGATATCATTTGGAAACTTCTGCAACAGAATGGGATTTTGGATGGCAACTGGCAGTGGTAAGACGCTATTGATAGTAAAACTAATTGACATCTTGGCAACATACATGGAACGTGGACTAATGCCAAAAAAGGACATTCTATTCCTGACCTATAGGGATGACCTGATTGAACAATTTGAGAGACACTTCACAGAATACAAATTTAGCACCGGTAAGACACCTAAGCTATTTGAATTAAAGGACTTCGGTAAAGCAAAAGAATTAAACGACTTTCTGGTTTTTCCAGTTTTCTACTATCGCTCGAATAACATTAAAGACAGACAAGGGGACAAAACCCTTGACTTTAAGGACTACGACAACCACGGGAATTGGTACATCATACTTGACGAAGCTCACAAAGGTGATAAGGAATCCAGCAAAAGCCAGCAGTACTTTTCGATATTGTCAAGAAATGGATTTCTTTTCAACTTCTCTGCTACGTTTACTGACATCCGCGATATTTTAATGACAGTGTATGAATTCAACCTTAGTTCATACATTCGAGAGGGCTATGGAAAAGTTTTGAGAATATTCGATGAAAACATTAAATTGTCTGCTAAGATTTCTAAAGACAGCAAAGACTTCACCATAGAAGAGAAAGAAATTATTTTTCTAAAAATACTCATACTTTTAGCATACCTAAAAAAGAAGTCACGAGAATTAAGGTCCAACGAAGAACTAATGGTTGAGTATCATTCGCCCCTTGCCGTGTTCCTCGGAAACTCAGTAAACGTTGAGGATTCAGATGTTAAACTAATATTTGAAAGGTTGAGGTTTTTGTCCTCAATAGAAGGTTTTGAAAACTACCTCAATGGAAAGCCTTTCCTCGAGGCGAAAGAGTCGTTAATCAACTCAATCCCAAATCATCCATTTGATGATGAAGAAGACCCGAGGTTTAACAAGAACGAACTCTCCGAGGTAACACCCGGTGATGTACTGCGAGAAGTTTTTAACGCAGAAGCTCCCGGAGAGATTGAAATGATTACATCCACTTCAGGAAAAGAATTTGCCATCAAGCTGATGACAAGCGACAAGCCATTTGCTCTTGTCAAAGTTGGTGAAGCCAAGAAACTTGTTGACACGCTCGTCCAAGAGTTTGGCCTAAGGATTCAGGAGCGTTTTGAAAACACTGAGTACTTTGCAACCTTGGACGAACATGAGTATATAAACATATTAATAGGTTCAAGGGCATTCTACGAAGGTTGGGATTCAAACAGGCCAAATGTTATTGTGTTTGTCAATATAGGAACAGGGGAGGATGCTAAAAAATTTGTGCTCCAATCAATAGGAAGGGGATTGAGAATCCAACCAACAAAAAATGGCGACAGAAAAAGATTGGAAATGGACAAGAAGTTCAGAAGGTACATTAACATAATAAAACCGATAGAAACACTTTATGTTTGGGGAACCAAAAAGGATGTAATACAGAAAATTCTTGAAGGTGTTAAGACGCTTAAAGAAAGCTCTGGAACTGAGGTAAGATTGTACAAAAATGAACGTAGAATTGCTAACAACCGGGTATTCATACCCGTATTCGTAAAGGTGCCTACAGATCTCGATTTTGACGCAATACAACGGTTTCATCCAATACAAATCTCTGAAAGCGACTACATAGATGCGAGAAACGTTGTTATGAATATGTCAGACGAAATGCTTTACTTTATGTTCTTCTTGAAGAGCAAGAGTGCTGCTAAAAAAATAGAACTGCTGAGAGAAATATTTGACGAAGCAAACAAAATAAGATTCTTTATCATCGAAAGGAACACGAACAAACATATTGGATGGTACAACACAATTCGTACGGTTGTCAAAGCTATTGAAAGAGAGTTTGGTTACAAATACGAGCTGACGTTGTCTTCAGAAGATGAAGAGTACATTCAGCACTACAAAAGGATCGTAATTAGACTTCCAGAGAAGAAAGTAGAAAGAGTAAGTGAGTCAATAAAAGAAGTATACTTTGGCCCAAAAAGACAATCATTTGTACCTGTAGTTATGGAGGATAGTATGGATTTACTAATAAGGTTCATACAAGAGCATTACTACATCCCAGTTTTAGAAGCCTTGAATAGAGAAGCTTTAGCTGGTAAGATACTGGACATTATCAAAGAGAGAAGTGAGATTAATTTTATCGATGACCTCATGTCCGTTTCCGATAGGTTTGAGGTAGATTGGTGGCTATTCAGCAAGATAGTGGAGAAAAAGGATAAAGTTTTCGTTCCTTATCGCACTAAGGAAGGCGAAGAGGCTTATTTCTACCCAGATTTCATTTTCTGGTTTAGAAAAGGAAGTAAGTACCTTGTTGTTTTTGTCGATCCAAAAGGGACAGAGCATACTGATGCTGAAAGAAAGATAGATGGATTCGAAGAACTCTTCGTTGAAAATAGTGTTCCCAAGAAGTTCAAAGCAGAAGGGTATGAAGTTAAAGTCAAGCTGTATCTTTATAAATCAGACCAAAACATAGAAACGCCGAGGAAATATGCTGATTACTGGCTCAACAGCATTGATGATCTCGTGAACCGTGTCAATCAGGAATTTCAAAGCAACTGGTAG
- a CDS encoding alpha/beta hydrolase family protein — translation MFIYEYDKTVPFNLKVERTEKYDLLSYDTVYEPDIPESKRIYTYRFHSESPWAKLIFLHGIGNGHVPYLMWFGEYFASRGIETFFMIHPYHMQRAKPDWNGGEPFFHHSPAHCIVRFHQAIKDVRRTLDLIETFEEVANLPTGIMGFSFGGMITAMSLALDKRLEAGIIAFSGGDWRWINWYSPYVEPVREGYKKYSNEWGCKDEAKCVELRSASRKKVHALKSIEEIFSLTPTCFHYDPISYAKFINQPVLMFTGVFDKVIPHQASNGFYRLLPNAKKIPVPSGHKSSYLFRRFIGKASEKFLKEHLVEKRTQNLSSKAI, via the coding sequence TTGTTCATATACGAATACGATAAGACGGTACCATTTAATCTGAAAGTTGAAAGAACTGAAAAATACGACCTTTTATCGTACGATACAGTCTACGAGCCTGATATTCCAGAATCAAAGCGTATCTACACATATCGGTTCCATTCAGAAAGTCCGTGGGCAAAGTTGATATTCTTGCACGGGATAGGAAACGGGCATGTACCTTATCTGATGTGGTTTGGTGAATATTTTGCCTCAAGAGGTATTGAGACATTCTTTATGATTCATCCTTACCATATGCAACGCGCAAAACCTGATTGGAACGGTGGCGAGCCGTTTTTCCACCATTCTCCAGCCCACTGCATTGTCAGGTTCCATCAAGCAATTAAAGACGTCCGACGAACTCTTGATTTGATAGAAACGTTTGAGGAAGTAGCGAACCTTCCGACTGGGATTATGGGGTTCAGCTTTGGCGGCATGATAACAGCGATGAGTTTGGCTTTGGATAAGCGTCTGGAGGCTGGAATTATAGCGTTCTCAGGTGGGGACTGGCGCTGGATAAATTGGTATTCACCGTACGTTGAACCAGTTAGAGAGGGCTACAAGAAGTACAGCAATGAGTGGGGCTGTAAGGATGAGGCAAAGTGTGTTGAGTTGAGGAGTGCAAGCAGGAAGAAAGTCCACGCATTGAAAAGTATAGAGGAGATATTCTCGCTTACACCTACGTGCTTCCACTACGACCCCATATCGTATGCGAAGTTTATTAATCAGCCAGTTCTAATGTTCACCGGTGTGTTCGATAAGGTTATACCTCATCAAGCATCCAACGGATTTTACAGATTGCTACCGAATGCTAAAAAAATTCCTGTACCATCAGGGCACAAGTCGTCTTATTTGTTTAGAAGATTCATTGGTAAGGCAAGCGAGAAGTTCCTAAAGGAGCATTTGGTCGAAAAGAGAACTCAAAACCTCAGCTCAAAAGCTATTTAA
- a CDS encoding permease: protein MKLFVLIVAVFLLFYFVPFDSEIVQQSILNGFKMLNEYARQHVLLCLVPAFFIAGTISVMLKKDAILKFLGPDAKRIISYPLAAISGAILAVCSCTILPIFGGIYKKGAGIGPATTFLFAGPAINIAAIFLTARVLGWNLGIARMVATITASILIGLVMEAIYKGKGSGGFVQTAEANTSSAKAIVFFVLQLLFLVFSGLKINPTIKNAGLGILGISVLSMAFFGFERDETKAWIAETWDFAKKILPYLFIGVFLAGIITKLLPQNVVVFLLGKNNILSTFFASVIGAFMYFATLTEVPIVQALTQLGMAKGPTLALLMAGNSLSLPSMIVITRLLGKKKAFTYFGLVILFSTLFGMIYGLLA from the coding sequence ATAAAACTCTTCGTTTTAATTGTTGCTGTATTCTTGTTATTTTACTTTGTTCCGTTTGACTCAGAGATAGTCCAGCAGAGCATCCTGAATGGTTTCAAGATGCTCAATGAGTACGCAAGGCAGCACGTTTTGTTATGCCTTGTTCCTGCTTTTTTCATTGCAGGAACTATTTCTGTGATGCTGAAAAAGGATGCCATACTGAAATTCCTTGGCCCTGATGCAAAAAGAATCATATCATATCCTTTAGCTGCAATTAGTGGTGCAATTCTTGCAGTTTGTTCTTGTACAATACTTCCAATCTTCGGTGGCATATACAAAAAAGGTGCTGGAATCGGTCCTGCCACAACCTTCCTTTTCGCAGGTCCAGCGATTAACATTGCAGCGATATTCTTAACTGCGCGCGTTCTTGGTTGGAACCTTGGAATTGCAAGAATGGTTGCAACAATAACTGCGTCAATACTAATAGGCCTTGTCATGGAAGCTATATACAAAGGAAAAGGCAGCGGAGGATTCGTGCAGACAGCAGAAGCGAATACAAGCAGTGCAAAAGCTATAGTATTCTTCGTACTTCAGCTTTTGTTCCTTGTATTCAGTGGACTTAAGATAAACCCCACAATCAAGAATGCAGGTTTAGGAATACTTGGAATATCAGTATTAAGCATGGCCTTCTTCGGCTTTGAAAGAGACGAAACAAAAGCATGGATTGCTGAAACATGGGATTTTGCGAAAAAGATACTCCCGTACTTGTTCATAGGCGTCTTTCTTGCTGGAATAATAACGAAACTCTTACCGCAGAATGTAGTAGTATTTTTGCTTGGGAAAAATAACATACTTTCGACATTTTTCGCTTCCGTTATAGGTGCTTTTATGTACTTTGCAACGCTTACAGAAGTTCCAATTGTGCAAGCCCTTACACAGCTTGGTATGGCAAAAGGTCCTACTTTGGCACTACTTATGGCCGGCAACTCTTTGAGCTTACCGAGTATGATAGTGATTACTCGACTTCTTGGTAAAAAGAAAGCATTCACATACTTTGGCTTAGTCATTCTCTTCTCAACACTGTTTGGAATGATTTACGGGCTATTGGCATAA
- a CDS encoding SpoIIE family protein phosphatase has protein sequence MVSSELIEYLRNAKVIDFIDEIEIPAYVVDTERRIVYWNKQATKLTGYEASEVIGKPCAQQVLNHVDRSGIPVCSTELCPLYQSIKNGIPVQVPFAVYGLTKSGKRRPFSVEGLPIKVENKVIGAIELFTDAEKIDADMAVAIKVQESFVPKSTDNIDFFYRPSSGLGGDMIYYNPPWIGIIDISGHGIAAALVSMLIRTILDQIIAFDPQLNGLPFLLENELKKFDLQNIYLTGIIGQLNEEIFHFINMGHPSPVNVTKKIVLDTKNVVPVGLGLSEEYDSTVINTHDLSSGNLLLFTDGLTEMKTKTGMLGKEGLLNLLSSDDNPSKIYLKTMSQRASGLQEDDITMILIKR, from the coding sequence ATGGTTTCTTCAGAACTTATCGAGTACCTACGAAACGCAAAAGTAATTGATTTCATCGACGAAATAGAAATCCCAGCATATGTTGTGGACACAGAGAGACGAATTGTTTATTGGAATAAGCAGGCCACAAAACTAACAGGTTACGAGGCTTCTGAGGTGATTGGTAAACCGTGCGCTCAGCAGGTTTTAAATCATGTCGATAGAAGCGGTATTCCTGTGTGTTCTACAGAATTGTGCCCTTTGTACCAATCTATCAAAAACGGAATCCCTGTTCAGGTACCTTTTGCAGTCTATGGACTTACAAAGTCTGGGAAAAGACGACCGTTCTCCGTGGAAGGCTTGCCAATAAAGGTTGAAAACAAGGTTATAGGTGCTATCGAACTATTCACCGATGCCGAGAAAATAGACGCAGACATGGCAGTTGCAATAAAGGTTCAAGAAAGTTTTGTTCCAAAGAGTACCGATAACATTGACTTCTTTTATCGCCCTTCAAGCGGACTTGGCGGTGATATGATTTACTACAATCCTCCATGGATTGGTATCATTGATATCAGCGGACATGGAATTGCCGCCGCACTTGTCAGTATGCTCATTCGCACTATTTTGGACCAAATAATAGCATTCGATCCACAACTTAACGGACTACCATTTTTGTTGGAGAACGAACTCAAAAAGTTTGACCTTCAAAATATTTACCTTACAGGTATCATTGGCCAACTGAATGAAGAAATTTTTCACTTTATCAACATGGGACATCCATCTCCCGTTAATGTAACGAAGAAAATCGTACTGGACACAAAGAATGTTGTCCCAGTTGGACTTGGTTTATCAGAAGAATACGATTCAACGGTGATAAACACCCATGATTTGTCCAGTGGGAACCTACTTTTGTTCACAGACGGACTCACTGAAATGAAAACAAAAACAGGAATGTTAGGCAAAGAAGGCTTACTGAACTTACTTTCCTCTGATGATAATCCATCTAAAATCTACCTAAAAACAATGTCACAGCGCGCCTCAGGACTGCAAGAAGACGATATAACGATGATACTTATAAAAAGATGA
- a CDS encoding thioredoxin family protein, with protein MVKKVEVLGSGCPKCKQTVKIMEMAIAELGVDATVEKVDDINEIISRGVVATPAVAIDGKVVLSGKVPTLEEAKTLLSK; from the coding sequence ATGGTGAAGAAGGTAGAAGTACTTGGTTCGGGATGTCCAAAATGCAAACAGACCGTAAAAATCATGGAAATGGCAATTGCAGAACTCGGCGTCGATGCAACAGTTGAAAAAGTAGACGACATTAACGAGATAATCTCAAGAGGAGTAGTTGCGACACCAGCAGTAGCCATCGATGGAAAAGTTGTTCTAAGTGGAAAAGTTCCGACGTTGGAAGAAGCAAAGACGTTGCTGAGCAAATAA
- a CDS encoding ArsR/SmtB family transcription factor translates to MDKLSEYAEMFKILGHPVRLQILLLLREHQRLCVCEMLPRIRISQPNLSQHLSILRLSGLIESEKIGATVYYSLPENDFLYKLLDLLKAEQKQEVHSD, encoded by the coding sequence ATGGACAAACTTAGCGAGTACGCGGAAATGTTCAAAATATTAGGACACCCTGTTAGATTGCAGATACTTCTTTTACTAAGAGAACATCAAAGACTGTGCGTATGCGAGATGCTACCAAGAATCAGAATCAGTCAACCAAATCTTTCCCAACATCTGAGCATATTGAGGTTAAGTGGACTCATTGAATCTGAGAAAATAGGTGCTACGGTGTATTATAGCTTACCGGAAAACGACTTTCTTTACAAACTGTTGGATTTACTAAAAGCCGAACAAAAGCAGGAGGTGCATTCGGATTGA